A DNA window from Synechococcus sp. UW179A contains the following coding sequences:
- a CDS encoding O-antigen ligase has translation MTPRLASPWVDLLLPLSLSGLLWERSGNPAGMVLILAIWCGLKFLRWLPSEPVYGVLIGVLVVSLSAVIHPISGSAPTDLILVLLAFAAGLQQSKAQWRGGLWFVLATVIVSLPFVEFDRFNSNLDAIPWSVLRDALPQEAVRIQRITINRSGYLYGLFALVGYGLYRSEVRPWLSRLAVVVGVFSFVLALGAASRAALLFPIAAQIFTELCWWNRQWVARRAKSLAGTILVLSLLFNLALYAPGSPMVAEEPSDVGRAQVAQCFVSQSLRSLPDLLIGQGYDRVSDHCASKVFLPDRTSGIPHAHNVFLHALADQGVITLILMLVALSLVFQRLFSGLAGDAGSLCRTGLACALFILASSLVESTLLKTSLQQVISGYLLAIAWVAPLPLKQENFRTIGS, from the coding sequence TTGACTCCTCGTCTGGCATCCCCCTGGGTTGATCTGCTGCTTCCACTTTCGCTTTCCGGTCTGTTGTGGGAGCGAAGCGGAAATCCAGCCGGGATGGTTTTGATCCTGGCGATCTGGTGTGGTCTCAAATTTCTGCGCTGGTTGCCTTCAGAACCGGTGTATGGCGTGTTGATCGGCGTTTTGGTTGTGAGCCTCAGTGCCGTTATTCATCCCATCAGCGGGTCGGCCCCCACGGATCTCATCCTGGTGTTGCTGGCCTTCGCGGCTGGTCTGCAGCAGTCAAAAGCGCAATGGAGGGGAGGGCTTTGGTTTGTTCTGGCCACGGTGATCGTCTCGCTGCCCTTCGTGGAATTCGATCGGTTCAATAGCAATCTCGACGCCATTCCCTGGTCGGTTTTGCGTGATGCTTTGCCACAGGAGGCTGTCCGCATCCAGAGGATCACGATCAATCGCTCAGGTTATCTCTACGGACTGTTCGCTCTGGTTGGCTACGGGCTTTATCGGTCCGAAGTACGCCCCTGGCTGTCTCGGTTGGCCGTAGTTGTCGGGGTATTCAGTTTCGTTTTGGCCCTGGGGGCGGCATCGCGTGCGGCACTTCTGTTTCCTATCGCAGCCCAGATCTTCACTGAGTTGTGCTGGTGGAATCGACAGTGGGTGGCTAGGCGAGCGAAGTCATTGGCAGGAACCATCTTGGTGTTGTCTTTGCTGTTCAACCTGGCTCTGTATGCGCCTGGCAGTCCAATGGTCGCTGAGGAGCCAAGCGATGTTGGGCGCGCACAGGTGGCGCAGTGCTTTGTGAGCCAATCACTGCGTTCTCTGCCTGATTTGTTGATAGGACAGGGTTATGACCGAGTCTCGGATCACTGCGCAAGCAAGGTGTTTCTTCCTGATCGCACCAGCGGTATTCCCCATGCTCACAATGTGTTCTTGCATGCGCTGGCCGACCAGGGTGTGATCACGCTGATTCTGATGCTCGTTGCACTGAGCTTGGTCTTTCAGCGTCTGTTCTCGGGTCTCGCCGGTGATGCCGGATCACTCTGCAGGACAGGCCTGGCCTGTGCTTTGTTCATTCTGGCCTCCTCATTGGTGGAGTCCACGCTGCTCAAAACATCGCTGCAGCAGGTGATTAGCGGTTATTTGCTAGCCATTGCCTGGGTGGCTCCATTGCCGTTGAAACAGGAGAACTTCCGTACCATCGGCTCATGA
- a CDS encoding SIS domain-containing protein, which translates to MSALTRCLQEEAAAIAAAAERLSAVQVEGALSLLARCADRKAKLVITGVGKSGIVARKIAATFSSIGLMALYLNPLDALHGDLGVVAPDDVCLLLSNSGETAELLELMPHLRRRGSARIALVGSAHSSLAHGSDVVLEASVDREVCPLNLAPTASTAVAMAIGDALAAVWMQRRGISPADFAINHPAGSLGKQLTMTVADLMVPVSNLQPITPDTPLPEVISRLTQGAIGSSWVEDPQTPRRLLGLITDGDLRRALRDHGPERWPNLNAQDLMTSDPITVSTDLLAVDAIQRMEHNRRKPISVLPVVDQHHVLLGLLRLHDLVQAGLA; encoded by the coding sequence GTGTCCGCCCTTACCCGCTGCCTGCAGGAAGAAGCGGCTGCAATCGCAGCGGCTGCAGAGCGTCTGAGTGCTGTTCAGGTGGAGGGAGCTTTAAGCCTGCTGGCGCGTTGCGCCGACCGCAAAGCAAAGCTGGTGATCACCGGTGTTGGCAAGAGCGGGATCGTGGCACGAAAGATCGCCGCTACGTTTTCGTCGATCGGGCTCATGGCCCTTTACCTCAACCCCCTGGATGCGCTCCATGGCGACCTGGGAGTTGTGGCTCCGGATGATGTCTGTTTACTGCTTTCAAACAGTGGCGAAACCGCTGAGTTGCTGGAACTGATGCCACATCTGAGGCGACGCGGCTCTGCGCGCATTGCCCTGGTGGGCAGTGCTCACTCTTCTCTGGCCCATGGCAGCGATGTGGTGCTGGAGGCATCCGTGGATCGTGAGGTGTGTCCTCTAAACCTGGCTCCAACCGCCAGTACGGCAGTTGCCATGGCCATCGGCGATGCCCTGGCAGCCGTTTGGATGCAAAGGCGAGGCATCTCACCAGCCGATTTCGCCATCAATCATCCAGCCGGATCACTCGGCAAGCAGCTCACCATGACCGTCGCCGATCTGATGGTGCCGGTGTCGAACCTGCAACCGATCACCCCAGACACTCCTCTACCTGAAGTGATCAGCCGACTCACCCAGGGAGCCATCGGCAGCAGTTGGGTGGAGGATCCGCAAACTCCCAGACGCCTTTTAGGCCTGATCACCGATGGCGATCTGCGTCGGGCTCTGCGCGACCACGGCCCTGAACGCTGGCCGAATCTCAACGCTCAAGATCTGATGACGTCTGACCCGATCACCGTCTCCACCGACCTGCTAGCGGTTGATGCCATCCAACGAATGGAGCACAACAGGCGTAAACCGATCTCGGTGCTGCCGGTGGTGGATCAGCATCACGTGCTGCTTGGCCTGCTACGTCTGCATGACCTGGTGCAGGCGGGGCTCGCCTGA